Proteins from a genomic interval of Dunckerocampus dactyliophorus isolate RoL2022-P2 chromosome 5, RoL_Ddac_1.1, whole genome shotgun sequence:
- the phf21ab gene encoding PHD finger protein 21A isoform X6, whose protein sequence is MLQLDGFPTGDGAQADRSAERLTASMMELQTLQEALKVEIQIHQKLVAQMKQDPQNADLKKQLHELQAKITALSEKQKKVVEQLRKELLVKQEPEAKVQLQVHTPPVGGDVKPTNLLQTQQIPGGLQQTLTVTPVLTAKTLPLVLKAATTPTLPGSVLPQRPATVMVTTAISKPDSHNAPVNLQVAGKLSAHTSEPVRLVSKNAMLLQAANVQPIKVPQFVPPPRLMTLPAFQPQVRPKPTLPANVPIAPAPPPPMMAAPQLLQRPVMLATKLSPSLSSVAPIHQVRIVNGQPCVKTGTTPLTGIVITTPVSTTAACLASPAQAQDPASVPTLTPSQPIQISSVASDLKTVKSGGGAEHKMAVTLPSFSTPPLSPPPRPRKEESPEKLAFMVSLGLVTYDHLEEIQSKRQERKRRTTANPVYSGAVFEPERKKSAVSYLNSPLHQGTRKRGRPPKYGGVPELGCLTPTSPISPVHPLPLPSPSSGDGDIHEDFCTVCRRSGQLLMCDTCSRVYHLDCLDPPLKSIPKGMWICPKCQDQILKKEEAIPWPGTLAIVHSYIAYKEAKEEEKQKLIKWSAELRLEREQLEQRVKQLSNSITKCMETKNSILARQKEMQLSLDKVKHLVRLIQAFNFNQTVGDGRDFRVQDAAALPKANSEVKGEGGDKSQSNTAEEQAVAAGNELTLGGPDHQGAVVRPTDNIPAGGAGGGAKTETGVQAEGGAKAETEVSPQADVGPSSEVPAPAATAATTTTTTNGMAVLPCPAPTADATANSENKMAAVSPPQAAAQDKQDISDSNNIKTSEPSQHSVPALGGE, encoded by the exons ATGCTTCAGTTGGATGGTTTTCCCACCGGAGACGGCGCTCAG gcTGATCGATCAGCTGAAAGACTGACTGCATCAATGATGGAATTACAGACATTACAGGAGGCGCTGAAGGTGGAGATCCAGATCCATCAG AAACTGGTGGCCCAGATGAAGCAGGACCCTCAG AACGCGGATCTGAAGAAGCAGCTTCATGAGCTTCAAGCAAAGATCACTGCGCTGAGTGAGAAacag AAAAAGGTGGTGGAGCAGTTGAGGAAGGAGCTGCTGGTCAAGCAGGAACCAGAAGCCAAAGTGCAGCTGCAGGTACACACGCCTCCTGTAGGGGGTGATGTGAAGCCCACCAACCTGCTGCAGACCCAGCAGATTCCTGGAGGACTACAGCAG ACGCTGACAGTCACCCCGGTCCTCACCGCCAAGACGCTACCTCTCGTGCTGAAAGCTGCGACCACGCCCACGCTGCCCGGCTCAGTCTTGCCGCAGCGCCCGGCCACCGTCATGGTAACCACCGCCATCTCCAAACCGGACTCCCACAATGCCCCTGTCAATCTACAGGTGGCGGGCAAGCTGAGTGCTCACACCTCAGAACCTGTGAGGCTTGTGTCCAAGAATGCCATGCTG CTGCAGGCCGCCAACGTCCAGCCAATCAAAGTCCCCCAGTTTGTCCCTCCTCCTAGACTGATGACGCTACCCGCCTTTCAGCCGCAG GTCAGGCCAAAGCCCACCTTGCCTGCCAACGTCCCCATCGCCCCAGCTCCGCCGCCGCCCATGATGGCGGCCCCCCAGCTGCTCCAGAGGCCCGTCATGTTAGCCACCAAGCTGTCGCCTTCCTTGTCGTCCGTGGCTCCCATTCACCAGGTCCGCATCGTAAACGGGCAGCCGTGCGTCAAGACGGGCACCACACCTCTGACGGGCATCGTCATCACCACGCCTGTGTCTACAACGGCTGCCTGCCTCGCCAGCCCGGCCCAGGCACAGGACCCAGCCTCGGTCCCAACCTTGACCCCAAGCCAGCCCATCCAGATCAGCAGCGTGGCCTCTGATCTCAAG ACTGTTAAATCAGGGGGCGGTGCCGAGCACAAGATGGCGGTCACCCTCCCCTCATTTTCTACTCCTCCCTTGTCTCCGCCTCCCAGACCCAGGAAGGAGGAGAGTCCAGAG AAACTGGCCTTCATGGTCTCCTTGGGCCTTGTAACATATGACCACTTGGAAG AAATTCAGAGCAAAAGgcaggagaggaagaggagaacgACTGCTAATCCAGTCTACAGTGGTGCCGTGTTTGAGCCTGAG AGGAAAAAGAGCGCTGTGAGTTACCTGAACAGCCCTCTGCACCAGGGGACTCGAAAGAGAG GTCGCCCACCCAAATACGGCGGCGTCCCGGAGCTGGGCTGCCTCACCCCGACCTCCCCCATCAGCCCCGTACACCCCCTCCCTCTGCCCAGCCCCAGCTCTGGGGAT GGAGACATCCATGAGGACTTCTGCACTGTGTGCAGACGCAGTGGCCAGTTGCTCATGTGCGACACGTGTTCTCGTGTCTATCACCTGGACTGCCTGGACCCACCCCTGAAAAGCATTCCTAAAGGCATGTGGATCTGTCCAAAATGCCAAGACCAG ATCCTCAAGAAAGAAGAAGCCATTCCCTGGCCCGGAACGCTGGCCATCGTCCACTCTTACATCGCCTACAAAGAAG CGAAAGAAGAAGAGAAGCAGAAGCTCATCAAGTGGAGTGCCGAACTGAGGCTGGAGCGTGAGCAGTTGGAGCAGCGAGTCAAGCAGCTCAGCAACTCCATCACG AAATGCATGGAGACCAAGAACAGCATCCTGGCTCGGCAGAAGGAGATGCAGCTGTCTCTGGACAAGGTCAAACATCTGGTCCGCCTCATCCAGGCCTTCAACTTCAACCAGACTGTGGGCGATGGCAGGGACTTCAGAGTCCAGGACGCCGCTGCACTGCCCAAAGCCAACTCGGAGGTGAAGGGTGAAGGCGGCGACAAGAGTCAGAGCAACACAGCTGAAGAGCAGGCAGTGGCGGCAGGGAATGAGCTGACCTTAGGAGGCCCCGACCATCAGGGCGCCGTTGTACGCCCCACAGATAACATTCCTGCTGGAGGTGCAGGGGGAGGAGCAAAGACAGAGACTGGTGTCCAGGCTGAAGGCGGGGCCAAGGCTGAGACCGAAGTGTCTCCACAGGCTGACGTTGGCCCTTCTTCTGAGGTACCGGCgcctgccgccactgctgccaccaccactaccaccaccaacGGTATGGCCGTGCTGCCGTGCCCTGCCCCCACCGCCGACGCAACAGCCAACTCTGAGAACAAGATGGCTGCCGTCAGCCCTCCGCAGGCGGCAGCGCAGGACAAACAGGACATCAGCGACAGCAACAACATCAAAACCTCAGAACCCTCTCAGCATTCTGTGCCAGCGCTCGGCGGCGAGTAA
- the phf21ab gene encoding PHD finger protein 21A isoform X4 has product MLQLDGFPTGDGAQADRSAERLTASMMELQTLQEALKVEIQIHQKLVAQMKQDPQNADLKKQLHELQAKITALSEKQKKVVEQLRKELLVKQEPEAKVQLQVHTPPVGGDVKPTNLLQTQQIPGGLQQTLTVTPVLTAKTLPLVLKAATTPTLPGSVLPQRPATVMVTTAISKPDSHNAPVNLQVAGKLSAHTSEPVRLVSKNAMLVRPKPTLPANVPIAPAPPPPMMAAPQLLQRPVMLATKLSPSLSSVAPIHQVRIVNGQPCVKTGTTPLTGIVITTPVSTTAACLASPAQAQDPASVPTLTPSQPIQISSVASDLKTVKSGGGAEHKMAVTLPSFSTPPLSPPPRPRKEESPEKLAFMVSLGLVTYDHLEEIQSKRQERKRRTTANPVYSGAVFEPERKKSAVSYLNSPLHQGTRKRGRPPKYGGVPELGCLTPTSPISPVHPLPLPSPSSGDGDIHEDFCTVCRRSGQLLMCDTCSRVYHLDCLDPPLKSIPKGMWICPKCQDQILKKEEAIPWPGTLAIVHSYIAYKEAKEEEKQKLIKWSAELRLEREQLEQRVKQLSNSITKCMETKNSILARQKEMQLSLDKVKHLVRLIQAFNFNQTVGDGRDFRVQDAAALPKANSEVKGEGGDKSQSNTAEEQAVAAGNELTLGGPDHQGAVVRPTDNIPAGGAGGGAKTETGVQAEGGAKAETEVSPQADVGPSSEVPAPAATAATTTTTTNGMAVLPCPAPTADATANSENKMAAVSPPQAAAQDKQDISDSNNIKTSEPSQHSVPALGGE; this is encoded by the exons ATGCTTCAGTTGGATGGTTTTCCCACCGGAGACGGCGCTCAG gcTGATCGATCAGCTGAAAGACTGACTGCATCAATGATGGAATTACAGACATTACAGGAGGCGCTGAAGGTGGAGATCCAGATCCATCAG AAACTGGTGGCCCAGATGAAGCAGGACCCTCAG AACGCGGATCTGAAGAAGCAGCTTCATGAGCTTCAAGCAAAGATCACTGCGCTGAGTGAGAAacag AAAAAGGTGGTGGAGCAGTTGAGGAAGGAGCTGCTGGTCAAGCAGGAACCAGAAGCCAAAGTGCAGCTGCAGGTACACACGCCTCCTGTAGGGGGTGATGTGAAGCCCACCAACCTGCTGCAGACCCAGCAGATTCCTGGAGGACTACAGCAG ACGCTGACAGTCACCCCGGTCCTCACCGCCAAGACGCTACCTCTCGTGCTGAAAGCTGCGACCACGCCCACGCTGCCCGGCTCAGTCTTGCCGCAGCGCCCGGCCACCGTCATGGTAACCACCGCCATCTCCAAACCGGACTCCCACAATGCCCCTGTCAATCTACAGGTGGCGGGCAAGCTGAGTGCTCACACCTCAGAACCTGTGAGGCTTGTGTCCAAGAATGCCATGCTG GTCAGGCCAAAGCCCACCTTGCCTGCCAACGTCCCCATCGCCCCAGCTCCGCCGCCGCCCATGATGGCGGCCCCCCAGCTGCTCCAGAGGCCCGTCATGTTAGCCACCAAGCTGTCGCCTTCCTTGTCGTCCGTGGCTCCCATTCACCAGGTCCGCATCGTAAACGGGCAGCCGTGCGTCAAGACGGGCACCACACCTCTGACGGGCATCGTCATCACCACGCCTGTGTCTACAACGGCTGCCTGCCTCGCCAGCCCGGCCCAGGCACAGGACCCAGCCTCGGTCCCAACCTTGACCCCAAGCCAGCCCATCCAGATCAGCAGCGTGGCCTCTGATCTCAAG ACTGTTAAATCAGGGGGCGGTGCCGAGCACAAGATGGCGGTCACCCTCCCCTCATTTTCTACTCCTCCCTTGTCTCCGCCTCCCAGACCCAGGAAGGAGGAGAGTCCAGAG AAACTGGCCTTCATGGTCTCCTTGGGCCTTGTAACATATGACCACTTGGAAG AAATTCAGAGCAAAAGgcaggagaggaagaggagaacgACTGCTAATCCAGTCTACAGTGGTGCCGTGTTTGAGCCTGAG AGGAAAAAGAGCGCTGTGAGTTACCTGAACAGCCCTCTGCACCAGGGGACTCGAAAGAGAG GTCGCCCACCCAAATACGGCGGCGTCCCGGAGCTGGGCTGCCTCACCCCGACCTCCCCCATCAGCCCCGTACACCCCCTCCCTCTGCCCAGCCCCAGCTCTGGGGAT GGAGACATCCATGAGGACTTCTGCACTGTGTGCAGACGCAGTGGCCAGTTGCTCATGTGCGACACGTGTTCTCGTGTCTATCACCTGGACTGCCTGGACCCACCCCTGAAAAGCATTCCTAAAGGCATGTGGATCTGTCCAAAATGCCAAGACCAG ATCCTCAAGAAAGAAGAAGCCATTCCCTGGCCCGGAACGCTGGCCATCGTCCACTCTTACATCGCCTACAAAGAAG CGAAAGAAGAAGAGAAGCAGAAGCTCATCAAGTGGAGTGCCGAACTGAGGCTGGAGCGTGAGCAGTTGGAGCAGCGAGTCAAGCAGCTCAGCAACTCCATCACG AAATGCATGGAGACCAAGAACAGCATCCTGGCTCGGCAGAAGGAGATGCAGCTGTCTCTGGACAAGGTCAAACATCTGGTCCGCCTCATCCAGGCCTTCAACTTCAACCAGACTGTGGGCGATGGCAGGGACTTCAGAGTCCAGGACGCCGCTGCACTGCCCAAAGCCAACTCGGAGGTGAAGGGTGAAGGCGGCGACAAGAGTCAGAGCAACACAGCTGAAGAGCAGGCAGTGGCGGCAGGGAATGAGCTGACCTTAGGAGGCCCCGACCATCAGGGCGCCGTTGTACGCCCCACAGATAACATTCCTGCTGGAGGTGCAGGGGGAGGAGCAAAGACAGAGACTGGTGTCCAGGCTGAAGGCGGGGCCAAGGCTGAGACCGAAGTGTCTCCACAGGCTGACGTTGGCCCTTCTTCTGAGGTACCGGCgcctgccgccactgctgccaccaccactaccaccaccaacGGTATGGCCGTGCTGCCGTGCCCTGCCCCCACCGCCGACGCAACAGCCAACTCTGAGAACAAGATGGCTGCCGTCAGCCCTCCGCAGGCGGCAGCGCAGGACAAACAGGACATCAGCGACAGCAACAACATCAAAACCTCAGAACCCTCTCAGCATTCTGTGCCAGCGCTCGGCGGCGAGTAA
- the phf21ab gene encoding PHD finger protein 21A isoform X8, whose protein sequence is MLQLDGFPTGDGAQADRSAERLTASMMELQTLQEALKVEIQIHQKLVAQMKQDPQNADLKKQLHELQAKITALSEKQKKVVEQLRKELLVKQEPEAKVQLQVHTPPVGGDVKPTNLLQTQQIPGGLQQTLTVTPVLTAKTLPLVLKAATTPTLPGSVLPQRPATVMVTTAISKPDSHNAPVNLQVAGKLSAHTSEPVRLVSKNAMLVRPKPTLPANVPIAPAPPPPMMAAPQLLQRPVMLATKLSPSLSSVAPIHQVRIVNGQPCVKTGTTPLTGIVITTPVSTTAACLASPAQAQDPASVPTLTPSQPIQISSVASDLKTVKSGGGAEHKMAVTLPSFSTPPLSPPPRPRKEESPEKLAFMVSLGLVTYDHLEEIQSKRQERKRRTTANPVYSGAVFEPERKKSAVSYLNSPLHQGTRKRANDDSLSKILKKEEAIPWPGTLAIVHSYIAYKEAKEEEKQKLIKWSAELRLEREQLEQRVKQLSNSITKCMETKNSILARQKEMQLSLDKVKHLVRLIQAFNFNQTVGDGRDFRVQDAAALPKANSEVKGEGGDKSQSNTAEEQAVAAGNELTLGGPDHQGAVVRPTDNIPAGGAGGGAKTETGVQAEGGAKAETEVSPQADVGPSSEVPAPAATAATTTTTTNGMAVLPCPAPTADATANSENKMAAVSPPQAAAQDKQDISDSNNIKTSEPSQHSVPALGGE, encoded by the exons ATGCTTCAGTTGGATGGTTTTCCCACCGGAGACGGCGCTCAG gcTGATCGATCAGCTGAAAGACTGACTGCATCAATGATGGAATTACAGACATTACAGGAGGCGCTGAAGGTGGAGATCCAGATCCATCAG AAACTGGTGGCCCAGATGAAGCAGGACCCTCAG AACGCGGATCTGAAGAAGCAGCTTCATGAGCTTCAAGCAAAGATCACTGCGCTGAGTGAGAAacag AAAAAGGTGGTGGAGCAGTTGAGGAAGGAGCTGCTGGTCAAGCAGGAACCAGAAGCCAAAGTGCAGCTGCAGGTACACACGCCTCCTGTAGGGGGTGATGTGAAGCCCACCAACCTGCTGCAGACCCAGCAGATTCCTGGAGGACTACAGCAG ACGCTGACAGTCACCCCGGTCCTCACCGCCAAGACGCTACCTCTCGTGCTGAAAGCTGCGACCACGCCCACGCTGCCCGGCTCAGTCTTGCCGCAGCGCCCGGCCACCGTCATGGTAACCACCGCCATCTCCAAACCGGACTCCCACAATGCCCCTGTCAATCTACAGGTGGCGGGCAAGCTGAGTGCTCACACCTCAGAACCTGTGAGGCTTGTGTCCAAGAATGCCATGCTG GTCAGGCCAAAGCCCACCTTGCCTGCCAACGTCCCCATCGCCCCAGCTCCGCCGCCGCCCATGATGGCGGCCCCCCAGCTGCTCCAGAGGCCCGTCATGTTAGCCACCAAGCTGTCGCCTTCCTTGTCGTCCGTGGCTCCCATTCACCAGGTCCGCATCGTAAACGGGCAGCCGTGCGTCAAGACGGGCACCACACCTCTGACGGGCATCGTCATCACCACGCCTGTGTCTACAACGGCTGCCTGCCTCGCCAGCCCGGCCCAGGCACAGGACCCAGCCTCGGTCCCAACCTTGACCCCAAGCCAGCCCATCCAGATCAGCAGCGTGGCCTCTGATCTCAAG ACTGTTAAATCAGGGGGCGGTGCCGAGCACAAGATGGCGGTCACCCTCCCCTCATTTTCTACTCCTCCCTTGTCTCCGCCTCCCAGACCCAGGAAGGAGGAGAGTCCAGAG AAACTGGCCTTCATGGTCTCCTTGGGCCTTGTAACATATGACCACTTGGAAG AAATTCAGAGCAAAAGgcaggagaggaagaggagaacgACTGCTAATCCAGTCTACAGTGGTGCCGTGTTTGAGCCTGAG AGGAAAAAGAGCGCTGTGAGTTACCTGAACAGCCCTCTGCACCAGGGGACTCGAAAGAGAG CCAACGATGACTCCCTTTCCAAG ATCCTCAAGAAAGAAGAAGCCATTCCCTGGCCCGGAACGCTGGCCATCGTCCACTCTTACATCGCCTACAAAGAAG CGAAAGAAGAAGAGAAGCAGAAGCTCATCAAGTGGAGTGCCGAACTGAGGCTGGAGCGTGAGCAGTTGGAGCAGCGAGTCAAGCAGCTCAGCAACTCCATCACG AAATGCATGGAGACCAAGAACAGCATCCTGGCTCGGCAGAAGGAGATGCAGCTGTCTCTGGACAAGGTCAAACATCTGGTCCGCCTCATCCAGGCCTTCAACTTCAACCAGACTGTGGGCGATGGCAGGGACTTCAGAGTCCAGGACGCCGCTGCACTGCCCAAAGCCAACTCGGAGGTGAAGGGTGAAGGCGGCGACAAGAGTCAGAGCAACACAGCTGAAGAGCAGGCAGTGGCGGCAGGGAATGAGCTGACCTTAGGAGGCCCCGACCATCAGGGCGCCGTTGTACGCCCCACAGATAACATTCCTGCTGGAGGTGCAGGGGGAGGAGCAAAGACAGAGACTGGTGTCCAGGCTGAAGGCGGGGCCAAGGCTGAGACCGAAGTGTCTCCACAGGCTGACGTTGGCCCTTCTTCTGAGGTACCGGCgcctgccgccactgctgccaccaccactaccaccaccaacGGTATGGCCGTGCTGCCGTGCCCTGCCCCCACCGCCGACGCAACAGCCAACTCTGAGAACAAGATGGCTGCCGTCAGCCCTCCGCAGGCGGCAGCGCAGGACAAACAGGACATCAGCGACAGCAACAACATCAAAACCTCAGAACCCTCTCAGCATTCTGTGCCAGCGCTCGGCGGCGAGTAA
- the phf21ab gene encoding PHD finger protein 21A isoform X2 encodes MLQLDGFPTGDGAQADRSAERLTASMMELQTLQEALKVEIQIHQKLVAQMKQDPQNADLKKQLHELQAKITALSEKQKKVVEQLRKELLVKQEPEAKVQLQVHTPPVGGDVKPTNLLQTQQIPGGLQQTLTVTPVLTAKTLPLVLKAATTPTLPGSVLPQRPATVMVTTAISKPDSHNAPVNLQVAGKLSAHTSEPVRLVSKNAMLLQAANVQPIKVPQFVPPPRLMTLPAFQPQQVRPKPTLPANVPIAPAPPPPMMAAPQLLQRPVMLATKLSPSLSSVAPIHQVRIVNGQPCVKTGTTPLTGIVITTPVSTTAACLASPAQAQDPASVPTLTPSQPIQISSVASDLKTVKSGGGAEHKMAVTLPSFSTPPLSPPPRPRKEESPEKLAFMVSLGLVTYDHLEEIQSKRQERKRRTTANPVYSGAVFEPERKKSAVSYLNSPLHQGTRKRANDDSLSKGDIHEDFCTVCRRSGQLLMCDTCSRVYHLDCLDPPLKSIPKGMWICPKCQDQILKKEEAIPWPGTLAIVHSYIAYKEAKEEEKQKLIKWSAELRLEREQLEQRVKQLSNSITKCMETKNSILARQKEMQLSLDKVKHLVRLIQAFNFNQTVGDGRDFRVQDAAALPKANSEVKGEGGDKSQSNTAEEQAVAAGNELTLGGPDHQGAVVRPTDNIPAGGAGGGAKTETGVQAEGGAKAETEVSPQADVGPSSEVPAPAATAATTTTTTNGMAVLPCPAPTADATANSENKMAAVSPPQAAAQDKQDISDSNNIKTSEPSQHSVPALGGE; translated from the exons ATGCTTCAGTTGGATGGTTTTCCCACCGGAGACGGCGCTCAG gcTGATCGATCAGCTGAAAGACTGACTGCATCAATGATGGAATTACAGACATTACAGGAGGCGCTGAAGGTGGAGATCCAGATCCATCAG AAACTGGTGGCCCAGATGAAGCAGGACCCTCAG AACGCGGATCTGAAGAAGCAGCTTCATGAGCTTCAAGCAAAGATCACTGCGCTGAGTGAGAAacag AAAAAGGTGGTGGAGCAGTTGAGGAAGGAGCTGCTGGTCAAGCAGGAACCAGAAGCCAAAGTGCAGCTGCAGGTACACACGCCTCCTGTAGGGGGTGATGTGAAGCCCACCAACCTGCTGCAGACCCAGCAGATTCCTGGAGGACTACAGCAG ACGCTGACAGTCACCCCGGTCCTCACCGCCAAGACGCTACCTCTCGTGCTGAAAGCTGCGACCACGCCCACGCTGCCCGGCTCAGTCTTGCCGCAGCGCCCGGCCACCGTCATGGTAACCACCGCCATCTCCAAACCGGACTCCCACAATGCCCCTGTCAATCTACAGGTGGCGGGCAAGCTGAGTGCTCACACCTCAGAACCTGTGAGGCTTGTGTCCAAGAATGCCATGCTG CTGCAGGCCGCCAACGTCCAGCCAATCAAAGTCCCCCAGTTTGTCCCTCCTCCTAGACTGATGACGCTACCCGCCTTTCAGCCGCAG CAGGTCAGGCCAAAGCCCACCTTGCCTGCCAACGTCCCCATCGCCCCAGCTCCGCCGCCGCCCATGATGGCGGCCCCCCAGCTGCTCCAGAGGCCCGTCATGTTAGCCACCAAGCTGTCGCCTTCCTTGTCGTCCGTGGCTCCCATTCACCAGGTCCGCATCGTAAACGGGCAGCCGTGCGTCAAGACGGGCACCACACCTCTGACGGGCATCGTCATCACCACGCCTGTGTCTACAACGGCTGCCTGCCTCGCCAGCCCGGCCCAGGCACAGGACCCAGCCTCGGTCCCAACCTTGACCCCAAGCCAGCCCATCCAGATCAGCAGCGTGGCCTCTGATCTCAAG ACTGTTAAATCAGGGGGCGGTGCCGAGCACAAGATGGCGGTCACCCTCCCCTCATTTTCTACTCCTCCCTTGTCTCCGCCTCCCAGACCCAGGAAGGAGGAGAGTCCAGAG AAACTGGCCTTCATGGTCTCCTTGGGCCTTGTAACATATGACCACTTGGAAG AAATTCAGAGCAAAAGgcaggagaggaagaggagaacgACTGCTAATCCAGTCTACAGTGGTGCCGTGTTTGAGCCTGAG AGGAAAAAGAGCGCTGTGAGTTACCTGAACAGCCCTCTGCACCAGGGGACTCGAAAGAGAG CCAACGATGACTCCCTTTCCAAG GGAGACATCCATGAGGACTTCTGCACTGTGTGCAGACGCAGTGGCCAGTTGCTCATGTGCGACACGTGTTCTCGTGTCTATCACCTGGACTGCCTGGACCCACCCCTGAAAAGCATTCCTAAAGGCATGTGGATCTGTCCAAAATGCCAAGACCAG ATCCTCAAGAAAGAAGAAGCCATTCCCTGGCCCGGAACGCTGGCCATCGTCCACTCTTACATCGCCTACAAAGAAG CGAAAGAAGAAGAGAAGCAGAAGCTCATCAAGTGGAGTGCCGAACTGAGGCTGGAGCGTGAGCAGTTGGAGCAGCGAGTCAAGCAGCTCAGCAACTCCATCACG AAATGCATGGAGACCAAGAACAGCATCCTGGCTCGGCAGAAGGAGATGCAGCTGTCTCTGGACAAGGTCAAACATCTGGTCCGCCTCATCCAGGCCTTCAACTTCAACCAGACTGTGGGCGATGGCAGGGACTTCAGAGTCCAGGACGCCGCTGCACTGCCCAAAGCCAACTCGGAGGTGAAGGGTGAAGGCGGCGACAAGAGTCAGAGCAACACAGCTGAAGAGCAGGCAGTGGCGGCAGGGAATGAGCTGACCTTAGGAGGCCCCGACCATCAGGGCGCCGTTGTACGCCCCACAGATAACATTCCTGCTGGAGGTGCAGGGGGAGGAGCAAAGACAGAGACTGGTGTCCAGGCTGAAGGCGGGGCCAAGGCTGAGACCGAAGTGTCTCCACAGGCTGACGTTGGCCCTTCTTCTGAGGTACCGGCgcctgccgccactgctgccaccaccactaccaccaccaacGGTATGGCCGTGCTGCCGTGCCCTGCCCCCACCGCCGACGCAACAGCCAACTCTGAGAACAAGATGGCTGCCGTCAGCCCTCCGCAGGCGGCAGCGCAGGACAAACAGGACATCAGCGACAGCAACAACATCAAAACCTCAGAACCCTCTCAGCATTCTGTGCCAGCGCTCGGCGGCGAGTAA